Part of the Vigna radiata var. radiata cultivar VC1973A chromosome 11, Vradiata_ver6, whole genome shotgun sequence genome is shown below.
AATGcagaataaatataatttttaaataaaaaaaacaatacttgaaaatataatttctaactttcttttttaaaataaaattatattttaatttagaactCCTATTGTGAAATTGTAAACTAGTCAAAACGTCACTAAAATTAGAAGATTGAAAAGAACAACTTCTAATATTGATTCTTTTAAATGATTTACCCAATTCAAGATTTTTAAGAGAGCTCATCCCTTTAGCTAAAATTCCCTCCAATTTTTAATAGAAATCATATTGGTGTTTGATTAGCAAAATTTACAACCTTGCATGATACACTTATGATCAGGTGTAGTAATTAGTATACATTAGTTAGGTATTTTGTCATCATGCTCTTGCGCCAAACATCAAACATGGAGTCAAGGTATAGAATATTAAATTAGAGAAACATAAGAAAAACCTCCAACTTATTAACCCTTCGAAACAAATAATTGAACACAATGAAAGCAGCTGAATTTGCGCATGTTAAATAGATTCGTGGGGTTAAAATAAGGACATAAGATATTAGATCATTAGAAAATATGTAATATCCAATCCAGAGTTAGAAAGATAAAAGAACATCTATTCATAGCAAATGCAGTTCAATGAATTTTAATGATGTGGCTAAGCCTATGACACACTGATTTACTCATAATGTAACCTTTCACATGTATGTCATCCCGTTTGATTTCCTACTGGACAAGaatgatattatattacaaaGCATCTGACAAAAGGAAAATAACCAATCAGCAACTGAGTTAGACATGCAAACGCCTCTAGTAAATCCATAAATGTATCAACCATAAATTACACTAGAGTTCAAAATAGAAAGAAGCAGTTCAGCTCTTCGATTTGGAATGCTTTACAAGCCAGTCTATAACAGAGTCAATGTTGGTCGAGTTTTTGCACGAGATCATGAAGCAGCAAACTTCCCTGTCAACGATTGACTTCAATTCCCTGCACACCATAGTATTTTTCAGCACTAAAGTAGTATGAACACATAggaaagaaaattgaaggaGAAAATGAATTCTTAGTTCTATAACTTTCTACAATTAGTTTACTCCTTTATTGCTTCATACTTATATTAGGTCTTACATTTGGTCAGTCAACGCTTGCTTAGATAGAGCGCCCGGTTTGTCAATCTTGTTCCCCAATACCAACAAAGGAATGCCACTCAATGATGGTTTGCTCAGCAAATCATGAAGCTCACTTCTTGATATGCTAAGATTATCTGCATCGGCAGCATCAACAACATAACTGCAGAAATATGGTATGATGTTTAGTTGCTAAGTTGAACAGATTCAGCATTAGACTGTTAGCTCAAAGTGTAAATTTAAACCAAAGAGTGCACGATCCAATCATACAAGTGCAATGGATCTAAGCACAGAATTCTCAGCAGCAGCAACTTTTACAACCAATGAAAATTGCATTGAAATATAACTAACAAAGTGTTTTCGGAACTAGGCAGCAGCAAAGCATGCAAATTAAAGTTTTAGGTCCTTGGCCTAAGGTCATTGAAGGATAATAAGTCTGCGTTCACCCCTTCATGGACGGacaattgaatttatttataaatacatatacaCCAGGGAAGAGCCCTTTACTAAGGCATCTAAGCAGCAATTGGTTTGACATCACTGTCATAGATAAATGTGAAGAACATTGTTTGAGTTcaaggaagaaaaaataatctCAACCACTAGTTACCATCAAACAAGACTTATTCTGGATGTATCCCAACTACaataaacacaaataaacaACTACGCACTTTGATTATCAAACAACCATGAAATGCAACAAACACAAATTGACCTTATATTGATCACTAGACCAGAATCAAAAACATGTAGGCAACATAAAGACTGTACACACAAGTTCATTACCAATACGACTTGTACAATAAACATTTATCAGTAATTTGTATTAGTATAAGCATGTAAATTATATACGAGAAACATGCATGCAAGGGCACGAGCACATAGGGAGAGAGAACAATTCAGAAAAAGATAAGAAGTTCGTTACATACACAATAGCAGAAACCGCACGACAGTAACGTTCCCACATGCTGCGGAACCTAGGCTGCCCACCAAGATCCCATAACTTTATTGTCACATTCCCTTTTGTCACTTTCCTCATATTGAATCCCACCTGAAATCAGAGAACAACGAATCGATCAGAATGTTATTTGCCCATGGTATATAGAAAAGTCCGTAAAATTGAATAAATGGAGGAGATAGGAATAATTAAAAGCATCTGGTGTACTTACAGTAGGAATCATGTCTTCACTATAGCCACCAGTCtataaaccaaaaagaaaaagtataagaAATATTGTCAGTTAGTCAACCTTATAGATAAACAACTAAATTACTAAGCGAAAGACAAAGTGATTATTATACTCACAGCGACTACATTTACAAGGGAAGTCTTTCCAGCATTTTGAAGTCCAATCAGAGATAACTCCATCTCCTGCTTGAAGAATAGGCTGCAAACAAATTTACAACACAATAAGCTCTTGTTTTCTTGATGAAAGTGATTCACGAAGTTCGGATCATGTGCATAGACCCTAAACCTAAAAATGTATGATTTCACTACCAAGtgtaacctaaaactaaaatttgtgcATTAAAAAGAGAAAGCAATATTAGGGCAATCAAAGGCAATTTAAAAAAGCACTATTTCGTTTCACACATAAACGTATTTCGAAGTGCAggacaaaaaatttaattaggcGATTTGCCTTCCACACCAATAAGGACAAGAAAACATCCTCCTccattaattgaaaaataaaaagattatacaTACAGACACACATAAATTTCCTATCCACAAGTTTCCGATACTTCTCCAAAATTACGAAGGCGATAACTAGAAAATTTAAGATATCTCCTTTGAAACAAAACTATTCACGTAGCATATGAAAGGTGAAAACATTTACAAATCGTGAAACATTACTCAAGATATATACATATTTGCATTGAATACAAAAATATTGGAAATCAATACTCTAAAACATTAGACCACCAATAAATCCTCcttctgagaaaaaaaaaacgcagAGAAGTATACACATTACAAACTATCAACGGACtataagaaaaaacacaaatacCAGAAATCTGAAAATGAAAAGACCATGAGTGATGCAAAGAGCCAATGAATGCGAAAAGCCTGActattttggttaaaaaaagcCTACCTGCGAAGCCAATTGAGAAAAGCTTCCCATAATCCCATTGGTTTTTCTTGATGACAATTCTGATCGCAAAATTatgcaaagagaaaaagaaatcagaTCTCCGATTTCCCTCTTGGTCTaccaaaaagagagagaaatgcaATCCAATTCGCCTTTTCTCTCTCAAACCTATTCTTCCCTCCCTCTCTTTTCACTCCCTATCAAACTCTTATAAAAAAGACACCAACCGTATTTTATCTTTAGTCTTTAAcatataatatctttaatatcggtttaatattttctaaagatTTATTCGAATTAACTGTAcctaaaattattgaaaatccATTTTTTGAATGATGCAAATAATaactaaatcttaaaaaatatatagttattcaaatttaataagtatataactaatataatacatatgataaaaaataaatatggaagaagttttaagttttttaatcacaaaatttaaatttaaaacaaatcttaaaatttgtaattaatttaatataactaatataatacatatgtaattaattttaatttaatgtataattcagaggtttaatttaattttaatataataaataattcagatatttaattgtaaattttaattctataaCAATGTTACTTTATTATACAACAATAATCcattagtttcaattttataatttaaaacaaacaaactcatatttaaatattattttttaatcttagtattattgttgttattattattattattattagtattgatattgttaaatattattttttaatcttagtattattattgttaatattattagtattgatactgttgttattattattattataagtattaattttatttgttaaaataattgtgattaatattttttaataaaaagtgaattgattttttaataatttgaatgtttttaatttttaaaactagtttcaaatctctttaattaactaatacgtgtataataaaatgtttaataacttttgaaaattttactaTTATCAAGACGttgatgtttaatttattagaaacaTTAAAGCTtgatttacaatatttttaaactcaaaaaacaattaatatactTTATCATCAACGTTATCATTTACCatctttatcaatatattttggacattacaaaaatcaacaattttatcttttttaaccTATTGacaacattattaataaaattattattagtataattcattattattagtagtattGGTATTGTTAACTATATTTTCTATAATCtatcacttttacattaagaaataaatattaaaataataatattattatttaattaattcgtTATAAAAGATAATggtaattaattattcattttctcatattattaaattcattatttaagtattatataattataacacttatatatataattattatatataattatgtaaataaactatgtatttaaatataataataattatattaattttc
Proteins encoded:
- the LOC106777087 gene encoding ADP-ribosylation factor-like protein 8a, with amino-acid sequence MGLWEAFLNWLRSLFFKQEMELSLIGLQNAGKTSLVNVVATGGYSEDMIPTVGFNMRKVTKGNVTIKLWDLGGQPRFRSMWERYCRAVSAIVYVVDAADADNLSISRSELHDLLSKPSLSGIPLLVLGNKIDKPGALSKQALTDQMELKSIVDREVCCFMISCKNSTNIDSVIDWLVKHSKSKS